Below is a window of Variovorax sp. TBS-050B DNA.
GGCGTGCCGTAGGGAATGCTCTCGCGGTCGACCGCGATCGAGCGCCCCGCGGTCAGCGGCACGCCCTGCGCGCCGCGCGGGCCGAAGGCGGCATCGACCTCGTTCAGCGCTTCCTCGCGGAAGAACACGTAGCGCGGATTGCTCCACAGGAGCTGCGAGAGCCGCTGCGGGTTCTGCGCCGCCCAGGCCTTGGTGTCGTCGGGCCAGCGGCCGACCTTGGTCACGCCCTGCGAGATCAGCCATTGCTGCACGCTGCGGTAGGGCTGCTCGTTGGTGGCCGAGAAGGCCACGCGCACGGTGCGCTGCACGCCGTTGGCCTCCGTGATGCGCAAGCGGCCGGAGCCCTGGATGTGCAGCATCAGCGCATCGATGGGATCGGCCATCCACGCGATCTCGCGGCCGCGCAGCGCGGCCTGCGCCTCGGGCAGGGTCTCGATCTCCTGGCGCGTGTACCAGGGCCGGCGCGGCACCAGGCCGTCGGGCGCCTGGTAGATCGGCACGTTGAAGGTGGCGGTGGGGACGCGCGAGGCCTCGTACACCGGCTCGTAGTAGCTCGTGAGCTTGCCCTCGCTCGCACCCGCGAGCGACTCCACGCGGTAGGGCTGGAGCCGCTCGGTCATCCACTGCCGCTGCTCCTCGGGCGTGGCGATGGCGAGCTGGCGCACGTCGCGGCACAGCGGCGCGAAGGCGGCATTGGGCCGGGCGCAGTTGGCGAGCAGCGCGATCCACGCCTCGTGCAGCGGATCGTCGCCGAAGCCCGGCAGCTCCGACCAGCCGACCGGCACCCACCGGCTCTTGGGATGCGCCATCGAGCCGGTGAGGGGGCCGAGGTCGCGCGGCGGCGTGACGACGACGGGGCGGGGGGGCGTGTCCGGTGCGCGCGGGCCGGTCGAACAGCCCGCCATCGTTGCTACGATCACGAGCCCAAGCAGCCACTGGAGTCCATTTCTCATGGGTCTGATTTTGCTCGAAGCCCTCGGGGCCGGGCTTTTGCTCATCCTGATCGTCTGGTGGACCATGTTCTCGGGCCGGAACAAGGGCGAACTGCACGACGAGGACCGACCCGCCGACGACGACACCGGAGCCCGGCGCCCGCCCGAACAGTGAAAGCCTCCGTAGCCCGAGGCCGTCGAGGCATGTCGGAGAATGGCTCGATAGCTATTACTTTCGTAGCAATCCGGCGAGCAATGACGGGCTGTTTGCAAAGGATTTACACTTTGCCGCGGCGACGGAAGACCGTACCATCCCGTGCTCGCCGAAGCTAAGCTGTGGCCGCCTGATTCAACCTT
It encodes the following:
- a CDS encoding MltA domain-containing protein, which translates into the protein MRNGLQWLLGLVIVATMAGCSTGPRAPDTPPRPVVVTPPRDLGPLTGSMAHPKSRWVPVGWSELPGFGDDPLHEAWIALLANCARPNAAFAPLCRDVRQLAIATPEEQRQWMTERLQPYRVESLAGASEGKLTSYYEPVYEASRVPTATFNVPIYQAPDGLVPRRPWYTRQEIETLPEAQAALRGREIAWMADPIDALMLHIQGSGRLRITEANGVQRTVRVAFSATNEQPYRSVQQWLISQGVTKVGRWPDDTKAWAAQNPQRLSQLLWSNPRYVFFREEALNEVDAAFGPRGAQGVPLTAGRSIAVDRESIPYGTPVWLASSGPTAQLQKLVVAQDTGSAIVGAVRADYFAGTGPEAGRLAASMNQPLRLWALWPKQ